The following coding sequences are from one Panicum hallii strain FIL2 chromosome 5, PHallii_v3.1, whole genome shotgun sequence window:
- the LOC112891365 gene encoding serine carboxypeptidase-like 26, with protein sequence MATMAARLLPRSSSSKRQQFSFAVLLLFFQTLCCHAAAVGNSQQEGDRVRFLPGQPPRPPVSQFAGYVTVNERNGRALFYWFFEAHASPAKKPLLLWLNGGPGCSSVGYGAASELGPLRVTSYGAELKFNKFAWNREANLLFLESPVGVGFSYTNTSSDLTKLDDAFVAEDAYNFLVNWFKRFPQYKGREFYISGESYAGHYVPQLAELVHDRNKDKDSPYINLKGFMVGNPLTDDYCDSKGLAEYAWSHAVVSDEIYERIKKVCDFRLSNWSDDCDKAMSTVFSQYHEIDIYNIYAPRCNLPQSSAVLAVDRALTANDQEHFRRRIRMFSGYDPCYSSYAERYFNKEDVQRAFHANVSGTRKWQVCSDSILRSYNFSVLSILPIYSKLIKAGLRVWLYSGDADGRVPVIGSRYCVEALGLPIKTKWQPWYLNKQVAGRFVEYHGMTMVTIRGAGHLVPLNKPEEGLALIDTFLLGKQLPTHR encoded by the exons ATGGCGACAATGGCAGCGCGTCTTCTTCCCCGGTCGTCCTCGTCCAAGCGCCAGCAATTCAGCTTTGctgtcctcctcctcttcttccagaCCTTGTGCTGCCACGCAGCGGCTGTGGGTAACAGCCAGCAGGAGGGCGACCGGGTGCGGTTCCTCCCCGGgcagccgccgcgcccgccggtGTCGCAGTTCGCCGGGTACGTCACCGTGAACGAGCGCAACGGGAGGGCGCTCTTCTACTGGTTCTTCGAGGCCCACGCGTCGCCGGCGAAAAAGCCTCTCCTGCTCTGGCTCAATGGAG GACCTGGTTGCTCGTCAGTTGGGTATGGAGCTGCTTCTGAGTTGGGGCCTCTCAGGGTCACCAGCTACGGTGCAGAGCTTAAGTTCAACAAGTTTGCATGGAACAGAG AGGCCAACTTGCTCTTCTTGGAGTCTCCAGTTGGGGTCGGCTTCTCCTACACCAACACATCCTCTGACCTGACCAAACTGGATGACGCCTTCGTAG CTGAGGATGCATACAACTTCCTGGTAAATTGGTTCAAGAGGTTTCCACAGTACAAGGGCCGTGAATTTTATATCTCTGGAGAGAGCTATGCAG GTCACTATGTTCCACAACTTGCTGAACTTGTCCATGATAGGAACAAAGACAAGGACAGCCCATATATCAACCTTAAAGGTTTCATG GTTGGTAATCCACTAACTGATGATTACTGCGACTCAAAGGGGCTAGCTGAATATGCTTGGAGCCACGCAGTAGTGTCAGACGAAATTTACGAGCGCATCAAGAAGGTGTGTGACTTCAGACTTTCAAACTGGTCTGATGATTGTGATAAAGCCATGAGCACTGTGTTCAGCCAATACCACGAGATCGACATTTACAACATCTATGCACCCAGATGCAATCTTCCTCAGTCATCAGCAGTACTTGCTGTTGATCGAGCACTTACAGCTAACGATCAG GAACATTTCAGGCGTAGGATTAGGATGTTCTCAGGATATGACCCATGCTATTCCTCATATGCGGAGAGGTACTTCAATAAGGAAGATGTGCAGAGAGCATTCCATGCAAATGTCAGTGGAACTCGAAAATGGCAAGTTTGCAG TGACTCAATTTTAAGGTCATACAATTTTTCGGTACTTTCCATCTTACCCATCTACTCTAAGCTCATCAAAGCCGGATTGAGAGTCTGGCTTTACAG TGGAGATGCAGATGGTAGGGTCCCAGTGATAGGATCACGGTATTGTGTGGAAGCCCTGGGCCTGCCTATCAAGACAAAGTGGCAACCTTGGTACCTGAACAAACAG GTTGCGGGAAGATTTGTGGAGTACCATGGTATGACAATGGTGACAATCAGAGGAGCTGGCCATTTGGTGCCCCTCAACAAACCAGAAGAAGGGCTCGCGCTTATTGACACGTTCCTCCTGGGCAAACAGCTTCCCACACACAGATGA
- the LOC112893955 gene encoding serine carboxypeptidase-like 26: MASSTAVRHPLFTILIALSLLPAIAEQDDEQEGDRVGFLPGQPSRPAVSQFSGYVTVNENNGRALFYWFFEAQTLPAQKPLLLWLNGGPGCSSLGYGAASELGPLLVNGNGTGLEFNKFAWNKEANLLFLESPVGVGFSYTNTTSDLDNIDDRFVAKDTYTFLVNWFSRFPQYKSHDFYISGESYAGHYVPQLAEVVDDHNKNLEANQQINLKGFIVGNAETNDYYDYTGIVEFAWSHSVISDKFYERVKNVCDFRLSPTTNECSHVMNLLFKIYHEIDIYNVYAPRCNIDGSAFSSSFNSSVEKEAKNKSKRLRMYSGYDPCYSNYIEAYLNRMDVQKSLHANISGWIKDRRWSLCSDPIFDNYDMEVFSVLPIYSKLVKPGIRIWVYSGDVDGRVPFIGSRYWVEALGLPIKSQWQPWYLENQVAGRYVEYEGLTMATVRGAGHTVPQDKPAEALVLINSFLSDRKLPTKDI; this comes from the exons ATGGCCTCTTCTACGGCAGTGAGGCATCCACTCTTCACCATCTTGATTGCTCTCTCGTTGCTGCCAGCGATCGCAGAGCAAGACGACGAGCAGGAAGGCGACCGGGTGGGGTTCCTCCCGGGGCAGCCCTCGAGACCTGCGGTGTCACAGTTCTCGGGGTATGTCACCGTGAATGAGAACAACGGGAGAGCGCTCTTCTACTGGTTCTTTGAGGCTCAGACGTTGCCAGCTCAAAAGCCTCTCCTCCTCTGGCTCAATGGAG GTCCTGGTTGCTCCTCCCTGGGCTATGGAGCAGCTTCTGAGCTGGGACCTCTCCTGGTCAATGGCAACGGAACTGGTTTGGAGTTCAACAAATTTGCATGGAATAAAG AGGCCAATTTGTTGTTCTTGGAATCTCCCGTTGGAGTTGGCTTCTCATACACAAATACTACCTCTGACCTAGACAACATCGATGATCGCTTTGTCG CCAAGGACACCTACACCTTCTTAGTTAACTGGTTCAGCAGGTTTCCACAATACAAAAGCCATGATTTCTACATATCAGGAGAGAGCTATGCAG GCCATTATGTTCCTCAGCTGGCAGAAGTGGTGGACGACCACAACAAGAACCTTGAAGCGAATCAGCAAATCAATTTGAAAGGATTTATT GTTGGCAACGCAGAGACTAATGATTACTATGACTACACGGGAATCGTCGAGTTTGCTTGGAGCCATTCAGTCATATCAGATAAATTTTATGAGCGAGTCAAAAATGTTTGTGACTTCAGGCTCTCACCCACCACCAATGAGTGCAGCCATGTAATGAACCTTCTGTTCAAGATATACCATGAGATTGATATCTACAACGTGTACGCACCCAGGTGCAACATTGATGGATCAGCATTTTCGTCTAGTTTCAATAGCTCGGTAGAAAAAGAAGCCAAG AACAAGTCCAAAAGATTGAGGATGTACTCGGGATACGATCCGTGCTACTCGAACTATATTGAAGCTTACTTGAACAGGATGGATGTTCAAAAATCACTTCATGCGAATATCAGTGGATGGATCAAGGATAGAAGATGGAGTCTTTGCAG TGATCCCATTTTCGACAACTACGACATGGAGGTTTTTTCTGTTCTGCCTATTTACTCCAAGCTTGTCAAGCCTGGAATAAGAATTTGGGTCTACAG TGGAGACGTGGATGGCAGGGTTCCATTTATTGGATCCCGGTACTGGGTAGAGGCACTTGGTCTTCCTATCAAGTCACAGTGGCAACCATGGTACTTAGAGAATCAG GTTGCTGGAAGGTATGTTGAGTATGAAGGGCTGACAATGGCCACTGTTAGAGGAGCAGGTCACACAGTGCCTCAAGATAAGCCAGCAGAGGCACTTGTGCTTATCAATTCCTTCCTTTCGGACAGGAAACTTCCGACAAAAGATATCTGA